The Acidobacteriota bacterium genome includes the window ACATCGGCAGCCCGGAGGGGATTCCGGTGCTCGAGGAGCTGGCGAGCGACCCGGAGCCGTCCGTGCGGCAGAAGGTGGCCGCGAGCCTGGGGCGGATCGGCGGCACCAAGGCCATGGAGCTCCTGCAACGGTTGACGCGGGACCCGGTGCCGCGGGTTCGCAACGCCGCCCGGAAGGCGCTCGAGAAGGCGGGCGGCGGGAGCGCTCGGCGGGGCGGCTGAACCACCCGGCGCGGCCGGGGATGCCCCCGGCCGTCCGGCGGGCCATATTGGCGGGGGCGGCGCCTCGCGGCGCCGCCGCGGGAGGGGCCCGGAACCGCGCATGACGGCGAACGCGCACTCACCCCGGCGCTGGGATCTCGCGCCGCTGTACCCGGACGCGGATTCCTGGGACGCGGATCTGCGCCGCCTGGCGGCCCGGCTTCCCGCCCTCGAGGCCTATCGCGGCCGGCTCGCCGAATCGCCGGCGACGCTCGCCGAGGCGCTGGAGGCGATCTTCGAGCTCCTGCGCCTCGCCGAGCGGCTGCACACCTGGGCCTCCCTGAAGGCCGACGAGGACCTTCGCCGTGCCGGCCCGCGCGGGCTCCTGCAGACGATCGAGGCGTTCCGAGCCGAGATGGCGGCCGCACTCGCCTGGGTGGAGCCGGAACTCCTCCGGGTGGGTTCCGACACCCTGGCCTCGTTCGCTGCCGCCGAACCCCGGCTCGCCCCGTTCCGCCGCTACCTCGAGCAACTCGAGCGCCGCCGCGACCACACGCTCGGTCCCGAGGCGGAGAAGGTCCTGGGGCTGTCGGGCCTCCTGTGCGGCGACGGGCGGACGATCGGCGACGTCCTCCGCAACGCGGAGATCGAATGGCCCACCGTGACGCTCTCGGACGGCCGCCGCGTCCGGCTCGATCCCGCCGGTTACGCCGCCGCGCGAACGAGTCCTTCGCGACAGGACCGCCAGCTCGCGGGCCGGCTCTTCCACGAGCGCCTCGGGCGGTACCGGACGACGCTCGCCCTCTGCCTCGCGGCCTCGGTCAAGGAGCACGTCTTCCTCGCCCGGGCCCGCCGCTACCGTTCGGCGCTGGAGGCGGCCCTCGAGCCGGCGGAGATCGACCCTCCGGTCTACCGGCTCCTGCTCGAGGAGGCGCGCCGCGGACTGCCCGTCCTGCACCGCTGCCTCCGGATGCGGGCGCGCAGCCTCGGCGTGGAGCAGCTCGAGTACGCCGACCTTCACGCACCGCTGTGCGACGGCCTCGAGCTCGACTTCGGCTGGGAAGCGGCCCGGGAGACCGTGTTGGAGGCGCTGGCACCCCTCGGCGAGGACTACGTCGGCCGCCTCGCCGGCGCCTTGTCGGGCGGCTGGGTCGACGTCGATCCGCGGCCGGGCAAGAAGTCAGGAGCCTACGTCAACGACGGGGCGTACGGCTTGCACCCGTTCATGCTGCTGAACCACCACGAGGACTTCC containing:
- a CDS encoding oligoendopeptidase F family protein; this encodes MTANAHSPRRWDLAPLYPDADSWDADLRRLAARLPALEAYRGRLAESPATLAEALEAIFELLRLAERLHTWASLKADEDLRRAGPRGLLQTIEAFRAEMAAALAWVEPELLRVGSDTLASFAAAEPRLAPFRRYLEQLERRRDHTLGPEAEKVLGLSGLLCGDGRTIGDVLRNAEIEWPTVTLSDGRRVRLDPAGYAAARTSPSRQDRQLAGRLFHERLGRYRTTLALCLAASVKEHVFLARARRYRSALEAALEPAEIDPPVYRLLLEEARRGLPVLHRCLRMRARSLGVEQLEYADLHAPLCDGLELDFGWEAARETVLEALAPLGEDYVGRLAGALSGGWVDVDPRPGKKSGAYVNDGAYGLHPFMLLNHHEDFRSLATLAHESGHLMHSCLSQERNPFPTARYSIFVGEVASLVNEQLLIVHLLRKAKDAAARLALIGHHLEGARATFFRQSMFAEFELGIHEAVERGESLSADRLDRRYLDLLSAYHGTAEGVMAIDPVYAVEWAGVPHFHFGFYVYQYATSFVAASAIARRLAGGDRKTRERYLALLAAGCRRPPLDLLADAGVDLRRPEPYREALEAIAESVAEAEALLDQGVAARAARS